In Nicotiana tabacum cultivar K326 chromosome 21, ASM71507v2, whole genome shotgun sequence, one DNA window encodes the following:
- the LOC107809192 gene encoding peroxisomal membrane protein PMP22 has protein sequence MGSIAKKGLQKYLVQLQQHPLRTKAITAAVLSAISDIVAQKITGIKRLQVRRLLLKVLFGFAYLGPFGHFLHLLLDKLFKGKKDTTTVAKKVVLEQVTSSPWNNLLFMIYYGLVIESRPWIQVKSNIKREYPKVQYTAWTFWPVVGWINHQYVPLQFRVIFHSIVACGWGIFLNLRARSMALKKA, from the exons ATGGGATCAATCGCGAAAAAGGGGTTGCAAAAATACTTGGTACAACTTCAGCAACATCCTTTAAGAACAAAG GCAATAACAGCGGCAGTTTTGTCAGCGATCAGTGATATAGTGGCTCAAAAGATCACTGGCATTAAGAGACTTCAAGTCAGACGCCTTCTTCTGAAAGTG CTTTTTGGCTTTGCCTATCTTGGGCCATTTGGGCATTTTCTTCACTTATTACTGGATAAACTTTTCAAGGGGAAGAAAGACACAACAACAGTTGCAAAAAAG GTGGTGTTGGAGCAAGTGACATCTTCGCCTTGGAATAACTTGCTTTTCATGATTTACTATGGGTTAGTTATTGAAA GTAGACCCTGGATCCAGGTGAAGTCTAATATTAAGAGGGAATATCCAAAAGTGCAATATACGGCTTGGACG TTTTGGCCAGTCGTAGGTTGGATTAATCACCAGTATGTGCCGCTGCAGTTCCGTGTCATCTTTCACAGCATCGTCGCATGTGGCTG GGGAATATTTTTAAATCTACGTGCAAGATCAATGGCCTTAAAGAAAGCTTGA
- the LOC107809190 gene encoding putative F-box protein At4g22030 — MKKQDVINGYTTITTSNRIEQQLSPSTKSNVNNSPDPVIIAKLYAIKEAIADRVEMHKNIGEQRSQWNNMLLTSINVITLAAATMTAIAATSTVVTGQVFGLKISSTLLYLAATVMLVVMNKLQPSQLAEEQRIAARLFQNLLNQIDTTLSIGHPVTSDVQEAMDNILALDKAYPLPILGIMLDKFPSSVEPAVWWPQQRRIQVKKINQNINNWNGWNGKLEEEMREIMGILEKKDQEEYIRLGKKALKLNKILAICGPLITGLGAIGSAFVGSWAAVVGIVAGALATIVNTIQHGGQVGMVFEMYRNNAGFFKYMQENIEFNLMEKDVGRRENGEVFELKVALMLGRSLLEVRNLANASSWKGEQLDEFASKLF; from the coding sequence ATGAAGAAACAAGACGTGATAAATGGTTATACAACTATAACTACCAGTAACCGAATCGAGCAGCAACTTAGCCCATCAACAAAATCAAATGTCAATAATAGTCCTGATCCAGTAATTATCGCAAAACTTTACGCGATTAAGGAGGCTATTGCAGATAGAGTGGAGATGCATAAAAATATTGGAGAGCAAAGAAGCCAATGGAACAATATGCTTTTGACATCAATTAATGTCATAACTTTAGCAGCTGCTACAATGACTGCAATTGCAGCTACTAGTACTGTCGTAACTGGTCAAGTTTTCGGACTTAAAATTTCTTCCACTTTATTGTACTTAGCTGCTACTGTAATGTTGGTGGTCATGAATAAATTACAACCATCCCAACTCGCTGAAGAACAACGAATCGCGGCTAGATTGTTCCAAAATCTCCTTAACCAAATCGACACAACTTTATCAATCGGTCACCCTGTGACTAGTGATGTTCAGGAAGCTATGGATAATATCTTGGCTCTTGACAAAGCATATCCTCTTCCCATTCTCGGTATAATGCTCGATAAATTCCCATCTTCTGTCGAACCTGCTGTGTGGTGGCCTCAACAACGACGAATACAAGTCAAGAAGATTAATCAAAATATAAACAATTGGAATGGTTGGAACGGGAAATTGGAGGaagaaatgagagaaataatGGGAATTTTAGAGAAAAAAGATCAAGAAGAATATATTAGGCTAGGGAAAAAGGCTTTGAAATTGAATAAGATTTTAGCCATTTGTGGTCCTTTAATAACAGGGCTAGGAGCCATTGGCTCTGCTTTTGTGGGATCTTGGGCAGCTGTGGTAGGTATTGTGGCGGGGGCGTTGGCGACGATCGTTAACACAATTCAACATGGTGGACAAGTTGGAATGGTTTTTGAAATGTATAGGAATAATGCAGGTTTTTTTAAGTATATGCAAGAAAATATTGAATTTAATTTGATGGAAAAAGATGTTGGGAGAAGGGAAAATGGTGAAGTGTTTGAATTGAAGGTAGCTTTGATGTTAGGTAGGAGTTTATTAGAAGTAAGAAATCTTGCTAATGCTTCTTCTTGGAAAGGAGAACAACTAGATGAATTTGCTAGCAAGCTTTTTTAG